The genomic window CATTTGCATAGGTGCAACTTCCTCTATCTTTTCCACTACATTTTTTAATGTTAAATTATCTTTTAATTCATTTCCACTAGAACTTGAGCTGCATCCTACAAATATAGCCCCAAACGTAAATAGAGATAATAAAATTCCAACTAGTTTTTTCATATTAGCCCCTCATTTCTTTAAAATATAACATCTATGAAAATATTATATAATAAATTATTAATTTATTAAAGCTGTTAAGTAAAAGTTTACATTAAGTTAATAAGACTAATTTAAATTAGTCTTATTAACTTAATTTTTATAATTTTTTATTTTATTTGCTATATCCTCAAGATATTCTAATCGTTCATATTTTTCTAATAACAAAATTTCTAACTCTTCTTTTTCAGCTGTAAGTTCATTTAATAATCCATAGTTAGAAAAGTTTTGTTCCATTTTTTTATCTATTTCATCTACCTTATTTTCTATATTTTTAATAATAGAATAAATTTCGTTAAATTCCTTTTGCTCTTTAAAAGTAAATTTTGGTCTTTCATCTTTATTTTTTACATATTGCTTCTTTTTCTCAAAGTTAGTATTTTTCACATTTAAATCATCTTCTTTTAGTTTTTGATTTTCCAATTCTTTACTTATAAGAAAATAACTATAATTTCCAGTATATTCTTTAATTAGTCCATTACCTTCATAAGAGAAAATTTTATGGCAAATTCTATCTAAGAAATATCTATCATGAGATACTACTACTACTACTCCAATAAATTCATCTAAAAAATCTTCTAAAATTTTTAATGTCTCTATATCTAAGTCATTTGTTGGCTCATCTAAAATAAGAACGTTAGGTGCTTCCATAAGAACTCTTAATAATTGAAGTCTTCTTCTTTCTCCTCCAGATAGTTTCTCGATTGGAGTATATTGCATTGTACCATCAAACAAAAATCTTTCAGCAAGTTGAGATGCTGTAATATCATATCCAGCATCTGTTGGGATTCTCTCCCCACCCTCTTTTATATAATCAATAGCTCTCATATTATTATTCATTTCAGTAGAATCTTGTGAAAACACTCCTATTTTAACAGTATCTCCAATTTCTATTTCACCAGAATCTAATGGAATCATACCTCTTATTATATTTATAAGGGTTGTTTTGCCCATACCATTTTTACCAATAATACCGATTCTATCATCTCTTAAAAATATGTAATTAAAGCTATCTATTAGTTTTTTATCGTTAAATGATTTAGAAATAGAATTTAATTCTATTATTTTTTTACCAAGTCTTCTACCAACAAAAGGCATTTCTATATCTTGTTTAGTTTGTATAAATTCTTTATTAACTAATTCATCAAATCTTTGAAGTCTAGCTTTCTGTTTTGTTGTTCTAGCTTTAGCTCCTCTTCTTACCCATTTAAGCTCTTTGATTATTAGTTTTTTTCTCTTTTCTTCATTTGCATTTTCAACTTGAATTCTTTCAGATTTCTGTTCAAGAAAGTCACTATAATTTCCTTCATAAGAATAAATATTACCTCTATCTAATTCTAATATTTTATTAGCAACACGATCAAGAAAGTATCTATCATGGGTAATCATTAAAAGAGCGCCTTTCCTAGAATTTAAATATTCTTCAAGCCATTCTATAGATTCAGCATCTAAATGATTTGTTGGTTCATCTAAAACTAAAAGTTCGCAAGGTGTAATTAAAGCTGAAGCTAAAAAAACTCTTTTTTTCTGACCACCGGATAATTCTCCCATTTTAGCATTAAAATCTTTTATTCCAAGTTTTGTAAGAATAGCTTTTGCATCACTTTCTAAATCCCAAAGATTCATATTATCTATTTTTTCTTGAAGTCTTATTAATTTGCTATTTTTATCATCATCAAATAAACCTTGGTTTATCTCTTCAAGTAAATTTTCATATTCCATAATTAATTTCATTTCTGGAGTATCGCCTCTAAATATTTGTTCTAATACAGTTGCTTCTAAGTTGAAGTCTGGATTTTGTGCTAAATATTCTATTCTAACATTTTTTCCTTTAATAATTGTACCTTCAAAAAATTCTTCACGATTAGTAAGTATTTTTAAAAATGTTGACTTACCAGCACCATTAACCCCAATTAGGCCTATCTTATCTCCAGAATTTATTCCTAAAGATACATTTCTTAATAGAACTTTTTCACTATATGTTTTATTTATGTTTTCTAATGTTAATAAATTCATATGCCTCTCCCTTTATAAAAAATACAATAATGGTATTATATCATATTATAAAGTTAAATACCTAGCAGATAGTCTATTTAACTACTTACTAGGTATTTAACTTTATATTAAGCTTAACTTATTTCCATATTTTCTTTTTATAATTATAGCTATTGAAACTCCAAGTATAGTTACAACAACAAATTCACCAATAGCAACTTGTAGCATTGTTATAAATATAGGAACTCCTAAAACGAAATTTAGCATCCATCCTATTATTACACCATTAAATAGTGTCGGCCATAAGGATGCTATTAATAAAGAAAATTTATTTTGCTTTAAAAATTTTGCTGTTAAAGATATAGATGAAACACTCATAAACGTAGCTATAGTTCCAAATACAATATCCATTACGCCATAGCCACCTAAAATATTAGATAATAGACAACCTAACGTTAGTCCACCTATATAAAATGGATCAAAGAATGCTAATAATACCATAACCTCAGATAATCTAAATTGAATTGGACCATAACTAATAGGAGCTAATATAATAGTTAAAATTGCGTATAGAGCCGCTATAATAGCTGTTTTTACTAATCTTTTTGTTAAAGTGTTTTTCAAGATTAATCCTTCCTTTACTTAAATATTTTTAAATATAAAAGGGGTATATTATATAATATACCCCCAGTAATTAAATCTACTACATATATATAAAATAGGATATTACGAAATGTAATACCTAGATAAATATTATTACTATTTTTTATAATGTAATGTAATTTAACCTAGTTTTATTTTGAGACAGGAGGCTTTCGAACTGTCTTATTCTTTTTTACTTTATAATAATATATGAATTTTTAATTTTTTTCAAGTATTAAAATTCTTTTTTAGCAGCTGATAACATTAATTTAATTCTATTTAGTTGATTAACTTCACTAGCACCAGGATCATAATCTATAGCAACAATATTTGCTTCTGGATAAACTCTCTTCAGTTCTTTAATCACACCTTTGCCGGTAACATGATTAGGTAAGCAAGCAAATGGTTGCATACATACTATATTTTTAACTCCATCTTCAATAAGTTCTATCATTTCACCTGTTAAAAACCAACCTTCACCAGTTTGATTTCCTAAAGATACAATTTTACTAGCTTCAGCTGCAATGTCTTCTATATACTTTAATTTTCCAAATCTATTACTATTTTTTAAGGCTGTTCTATAATAACTTCTATAAAATTCAATTATTTTATTAGCAATATTACAACTAATAGTATTAAGCTTAGTTCCTAATAAGTATTTATACTTAAATTTTGAATTATAAGTACAATATAGAAGAAAATCAGCTAAATCCGGCATAACCGCTTCAGCGTCCTCTTCTTCAAGTAAATTTACAACACTATTATTAGCTATAGGATTAAACTTTACTAATATTTCACCAACTAAACCAACTCGTATTTTTTCCTTGTCTATTATTTCTACTGAGTCAAATTCTTTAATAATAGAGTATATATTATTTTTAAATTCTCTTCTTTTTGCATTTTTTAATGAATTTAAGCAGATAGTTGTCCATTTTTTATATAATTCATTACAAGTACCACTTTTTTTCTCATATGGTCTAACTCTATATAAAACCCTCATTAAAACATCACCATAAATTAATCCCATCATTGATCTATTTAATAAATTTAAGGATAAATTGAATCCTGGATTTTTTTCTATGCCTGTAGCATTTAATGAAATTACTGGTATATTAGAAAAACCAGCATCTTTAAGAGCTTTCCTTAAAAAACCTATATAATTAGTTGCACGACATCCTCCTCCAGTTTGAGATAGCATAATGGAGGTATTATTTAAATCGTAATTGTTAGATTTAAGAGCTTCTATTATTTGACCAATTACTAATATAGCTGGGTAGCAGGCATCATTATTTACATATTTTAAACCTATGTCTACAGAGGTTTTACCTTTAGAAGGTATTAAAACTAAATTGTATCCGGATAATTTAAAAGCTTCCTCTAAAAATCGAAAATGTATAGGGGACATTGATGGAACAAGTATTGTATGCTTATTTTTCATTTCTTTAGAAAAGACTATTCTATTATAAGCATTATTAGATCTAGTTAACTTAAAATTATTATTTTCTCTATCTATCATAGTGGCTTTTAAAGATCTAAGTCTAATTTTTATAGCACCTAAATTAGTTCCTTCATCTATTTTTAACGATGTATATATTTTAGAATTATTTTCTAAGATCTCTTGAACTTGATCAGTTGTAATAGCATCTAAACCACATCCAAATGAGTTTAATTGTACAAGCTCTAAATAATTTTTAGTAGATATAAAACTTGCAGCTGCATATAACCTTGAATGATATGCCCATTGGTCTACTACTCTTAGAGGTCTATCTACTTTTCCTAAATGAGAAATTGAATCTTCAGTTAAAACAGCCATTCCTAATGAATTTATAATATTAGGAATACCATGATTTATTTCAGGATCTATGTGATATGGTCTTCCAGATAAAACTATTCCCTTTATATTATTTTTAAGTATATATTTTAATGTTTCTTCGCCTTTACTTCTAATATCATTTTTAAAGTTAATTTGTTCTTTTGTTGCATTATCAATACTTTTAGATATTTCAGCTTTAGAAATATTGAATATTTTTAATTCCTCAAACAAAACCTTCTTTAACTTTTTCTTATTACAATAAGGTAAAAATGGATTTATAAAATTAATCTTTTTAATTCTTAAAATATCAATATTATTCTTTATAACTTCAGGATATGAGGTAACAATAGGACAATTAAAATGATTATTTGCATTATTTTGCTCTTTTTCTTCATGTGTAATACAAGGATAAAATATAGTTTTTATATCTTTTTCCATTAGATTAATTATATGTCCATGAACAAGTTTAGCTGGATAACAAACAGATTCAGATGGTATTGTTTCAATTCCCTTTTCATATATATTTTTTGAAGTCTTATCAGAAAGAACTACTCTAAATCCTAAATTGGTAAAGAAAGTAAACCAAAATGGATAATCTTCATAAATATTTAGTACCCTTGGAATACCAATAACTCCCCTTTTAGCATTTTCTATATTTAAAGGTTTATATTTAAATAATCGTTCATATTTATATTTATATAGATTAGGAAGTTTCCTTACTCCAATTACTTTACCTAATCCTTTTTCACATCTATTCCCTGAAATAAATTTTTCTCCATTTCCAAAATTATTTATAGTTAATAAACAATTATTAGAACATGATTTACATCTTGTAATTGTAGTATCTATATTAAAATTTTCAAGCTTTTTTAAGGTTAATATACTTGAAATATTATTCTTCTTATATCTTTCTTTTGCAATTAAAGCTGCTCCAAAAGCTCCCATTAAACCTGATATATCAGGTCGTATAACTTCTCTGTTAGATAAAATTTCAAAACTTCTAAGAACTAAATCATTATAAAAGGTTCCCCCTTGAACTACTATTTTATTACCAAGTTCTTCTGAACTTCTTACTTTTATTACTTTAAATAGAGCATTTTTTATAACTGAATAAGATAATCCAGCTGATATATCAGAAATAGTAGCTCCTTCTTTTTGAGATTGCTTAACACGAGAATTCATAAAAACTGTGCATCTAGATCCTAAATCTACTGGCTTTTTAGAAAATAAACCTTCATTAACAAAATCTTGTATGGTCATACCTAATGAATTTGCAAACGTATCTAAAAATGATCCACATCCTGAAGAACAAGCTTCATTTAAAAGAATACTTTGAATAACACCATCTTTTATTTTAAGGCATTTCATATCTTGTCCACCTATATCTAAAATAAAATCTACTTCTGGACAAAAAAATTCAGCAGCTTTATAATGCGCTATAGTTTCTATTTCACCATAGTCTATTTTTAAAGCAGATTTTATTAATAGCTCTCCGTAACCAGTTACAGTAGATGCAACTATATTTGCGCTTTTAGGCAAAGCATTGTATAAATTTTTAAGAGTGTCTATAGTAGATTTTAATGGACTTCCCTCATTACTTCCGTAGTATGTATATAAAACTGATCCATATTTATCTATTAGTACAACTTTTGTTGTTGTGGAGCCAGAATCTATTCCTAAAAAACAATCTCCTTTAAAGGATTTTAATTCTTCCCTTTTAACTTTATTCATTTCATGTCTTATTAAAAATTTCTTGTAATCTTCTTTATTATTAAAAAGAGGGGCTAATCTATTACTTTCCTCTATTATAGAAGAATCAAGATTTTCTATTTTAAATATCAAGCGCTTTAAACTAATATTCTCATATTGAAAGCTATATAAAGCTGCACCTAAAGCAACGTATAATTCAGAGTTTTTAGGAACTATAATGTCATCTTCTTTTAACTCTAATACTTCTATAAATCTTTTTCTAAGTTCAGATAAAAAATGTAATGGACCTCCAAGAAAAGCTACTTTTCCTTTTATAGGTCTTCCACAAGCTAGTCCACTGATTGTTTGTATTACAACTGCTTGAAAAACTGATACAGCTATATTTTCCTTTGAAGCACCTTCATTTAAAAGTGGCTGTATATCTGTTTTTGCAAATACACCACACCTTGCGGCAATAGGATATATATTTGTATAATTTTTAGCTAGTTCATTTAAGCCTAAGGAGTCTGTTTTCAGTAGCATTGCCATTTGATCTATAAATGATCCAGTTCCACCTGCACAGGTTCCATTCATTCTTTGCTCAATACCATTTTTATAATAAGTTATTTTAGCGTCTTCTCCACCTAACTCAATTGCAATGTCTGTATCACTGTTATAAGTTTTTATAGCTTTAGTTGCAGCAATTACCTCTTGAATAAAAGGAATGTTAGTTTTTTTCGAAATACTTATACCACCTGAACCAGTCATTACTGTAGATATAGTAAGATTATCAAATTGTTCATATATTTCTTTTAAAACTCTTACTATTGTATTTTTAATGTCTGAATAATGCCTTTGGTACACATTATAAACTATATCATTGTTATTATTTAGAATTACAACTTTAACAGTTGTAGATCCAACGTCTATACCCATATGAAATAATTCATTTCTATTTCTCTCCATCGTCTATTTCCTCTTTTCAATAATGATACAAATATTTTATGATTTAAAAATTGTAATTAGCACTAAAAAATAAAACCATTGCTTAAAGCAATGGTTTTTATAAGGTAGTTTAATTTTTAATACTTAATTTTTTTATTAAATTATCTTTTAAAGTCCAAAGCTCTTGTGATAAATCTACATAATATGCATGAGGGTTTTCAAATCTTTTTATTTCATCCCACAAAGTATCTACTTCTTTTAAACATTTCTCCCTTATAGTTTTAAGGGAGGGTGATTTATATACAAGTTCTCCTTTTATGAATATTGGAACCTGTAATTCTTTAATATAGAAATTAGTCAATTTTTTCTTTTTCCATACATGAATTGGATCAAAAATAGTATAAGGCTTATTTTCATCTATTTTTTCTGTAGCTAAAGTAATTACATCACATAAAGCCTTATCTGAATATTTATCAAAAAATCTATAAACTCTTTTATATCCAGGGTTACTTACCTTTTCTGGATTTTCTGATATTTTTATTCTAGGTTCAGCAATTCCTGATTCATTTTGTACAGCAACTAATTTATATACTCCGCCAAATACTGGCTCAGCTTTAGAAGTTACAAGACGTTCTCCTACCCCAAAAAGATCTATTTTGGCTCCTTGATTAAATAATGAGGTTATAGTATATTCATCTAAAGAATTAGAAGCAATTATTTTACAGTCAGTTAAACCTTCTTTATCTAACATTTTTCGTGCTTTTCTTGATAAATAAGCCATATCTCCACTATCTAGACGTATTCCTTTTAATCTATATCCCATTGGCTCTAATACTTCTTTTGCAACTTTAATTGCATTTGGAACTCCTGAACCTAAAACAGAATATGTATCTACTAAAAGAGTACAAGAATCAGGATAATTTTCAGCATAAGTTTTAAATGCTAAAAACTCATCATCAAATAATTGTATCCAGCTATGTGCCATTGTTCCAAATACAGGTATATCAAATATTTCTCCAGCTAGAGTAGTTGCTGTTCCTATTGCGCCTCCTATATATGCAGCTCTTGCACCGTATATAGCGCCATCATATCCTTGAGCTCTTCTAGCTCCAAATTCCATTACACCATTACCATTAGCAGCTCTAACTATTCTATTTGATTTTGTAGCTATTAAACACTGATGATTTAATGTTAATAGTATCATAGTTTCAATAAGTTGTGCTTCAATAACAGGAGCTTTTACAGTTAAAATAGGTTCGTTTGGAAATATAGGAGTTCCTTCTTCAAAAGAATAAATATCTCCTGAGAATTTAAAATTAATTAAATACTGTAAAAATTCCTCTTTAAATATATCTAAACTTCTTAAATAAGAAATATCCTTTTCATTAAATCTTAATCCTTTTATGTATTCTATAACCTGATCAAGACCTGCCATAATTGCAAATCCACCTTTTTCAGGAACTTTTCTAAAAAAAACATCAAAATATACTATTTTATTACCTAAATTGTTATTTAAATAACCATTACTCATTGTAAGCTCATAAAAATCCATAAGCATAGTCATATTTCGAGTTTCAGACAAATTTAATCTGTTCATTTAAAATATCCTCCGACTTTAGTTAGTTAATAATTTAACATAATCAAATAGATTTTACAACCTTTATCCCATTTGATTTAAGCTTAAAAAAAGTAATTAAATTCATTAAATCCCCATTATGATTTCCAAAATCATATGTTTCGACCATATTCATGGGTACTATTATATTTTTTTCCACATTTAATTCATGAAAATACGTAGATAAAGTTAGAGCAAATGTTTCTACACAAATATCAGTACATACTCCTGTAATTACAAAAGTATCTATATCCATATTATTTTCAAGCCAATTTTTAAATTCTATTGAGTGAAATCCATTTATAGAATTTTTCTTTATAATTTTTGATTTAGTTAATTTCGAAATTACTTTTATTTCATCTATTAATTCTTCTTCTACACTTTCTTTTACACAATGTATAGGATAGCTTTTAAATTCAACAGAATTTTTAGTATGACTATCTATGAAAAATATCTTTTCGTCATTTTCAAATTTATTAGCTAATATGCTGATAGGATTTATTACTTTAGATACTCTAGAGGAAGCTAATGGTCCAATATTATAAAATCCTTTAACCATATCTACAATAATTAGTGCTTTTTTACCTTTTATCTCATCTAAAGTTATTTTTTTTATAGAATTTATTTCTTCCTGTATTCTTTCTATGGTTTGAAACATAAAATCCTCCTAAATATTACAAAATATAGAATTCTTATTTCCGTATTATAATTAACTTTAAGTATAATATATGTTACTTTCCTATATATGTCAACAATTGCACTTTTAAAAATATTTACATTAATAAATATAATATAGTTAATAGCAAATTAGTTAAATTTAAATTTTTCTAATAAATAAAAAACATATTCTACATTTGTAATTTAGTAGAATATGCTTTTAATTTGTATAATCTATAAATCTGCTATAGAAATTTTTCCAAATACAGATTCCCAATCAGTTGAAAAATCATCAACAGCTTTTTGAATTGCAGGCATTTTTAATGCATCTATTAATATTTCAGGTGCCATTGTTGCAGTTTGAGCTCCACAAGCAAAAGACTCATTTACTTGACCAATATTCTTAAAACTTGCAGCAAGTATTTTTGTTTTATAATTATATTTTTCCATCATATCAGCAAGCTCTTTTATAACTTTACCAGGGTCAATACCCATATTTTCCATTCTGTTAAAATAGGGTGCAATAAAATCTGCTCCAGCTTCCATAGCTAACAATCCTTGAGCAGTAGTGTAAATTGCAGTTGCTGTTATAAAAACTCCTTGAGATTTAAGTATCCTCATTGCTTTTAATCCTTCTAAGTTTACTGGTATTTTAATGCATACTTTATCGTCAACATTTTCTAAAATAGCTTTTGCTTCTTTTAATATTCCTTCACAATCTTGTGCAATAACTTGAATATGAAGAGTTTTATCAAATCCTATTATTTCACGAATTTTTCTAAAGTGATTAAAGAAATCAATTTTTCCTTCTTTTTTTAAAATAGTTGGATTACTTGTAACCCCAGTTATTGGAAAAAAATCGCTGTATTTTTTTATTATTTCAATATTAGCTGTATCAAACATATATTCCATTTTGATTCTCTCCTTTTAGTATATATTCTAGTTTTCTAAAATAAAGCCTGACATTAGGAAATATTAAGATCTTACATTTGAGCTTTCTTGTCTCTAAAACTTTTATTAATATACTTATATTATACAACTTAATAATCATTTGTCAATATTTTTATTTCATTTGAAATTTTATATATTTTCATATGAAATAATATTTTTTAATTTTATAAATAAATTTGAAAAATAAAAAACACAAATCTAATTTTAAATTTATATTAGAATATGTGTTTTACAAAAATAATATTAAATTAATCTACTTTTACCATTTTTACTTCTATATTTTTATTTTTTAAATTTTCTAAAACATCTTTTGGAATATTATCATCTGTTATTACATAGTCAACCTCTTCTGTCTTAAATTGAGATACTACCCCACGTTCTGAAAACTTTGATGACTCTGTTAAAATTATAAGCTTATTAGCATTTTCTGACATTACTTTTACTGTTTCTGTTCTCATTAAATTTTTTCCTGTAAACCCTATTTTAGAATTGTAACCATCAGTTCCAACAAATAATTTGTCTACAAAAAAGTCCTCTACACATTTTTTTGTAAGTGGTCCGACTACTACTTGTGATTCAGGTTGATAATCTCCTCCTAATAATACCACTTTAGCATTTCCTTCTCTAATGTGAGAAGCAATAAAAACAGAGTTAGTAATTATAGTTATATCTTTTTTATTATATGCAAGCTCTTCTGCAAGCAAAGCACAAGATGATCCTGATTCAACCATAACCGTTTCTCCATCAACAACTAGTTCAGATGCTAAATTTGCTATTTTACGTTTTATATTATAATTAAAAGCTAATCTGCTATTTATATCATCACTGGTAGAGGTTGTTACAGCATAACCATGTTCACGCTTTAATAATCCTCTTTCACATAAAACATCTAGATCTTTACGTACAGTAACTTGTGACACATTTAAAAGCTCAGCTAATTTACTAACTTCTATACGTTTATTTTCATTTACAATTTCAAGAAGTTTTGTATACCTACTTGTCATAGTAAATCCTCCTATTTATAAAATTTATACTAATTATATCATAAACTATTTGCAAACTAAAATAATTATAATATTAAAAACAATATCTAAAGAGCTTTTTCTATTCATATTGATTTGTCCTTACACACCCCAATATTCATATTATTACTAATACACAATCTCCATTAATATTATTTAAAAGGAGCAATTAAAATATATTAATCACTCCTTTTATAAATTCATTTTTATATTTAAAATTTATTATTAAACGGTTTGTTCAGTTCTTTCAATAATATCATCTTGAGTTTTCTTTGATAATACATTAAAGAAAGCACTATATCCAGCAACACGAACAATTAAGTCCCTGTGTTTATCAGGATTAACTTGAGCATCTTTTAAGGTCTCTTTTGATACAACATTGTATTGTACATGGAAACCATCTAATCTATTAAAGAATGTACGAAGCAATGCAATAAGCTTTAGTTTATCTTCTTCTGAAGATAATGTTTGAGGATTTACTTTTTGATTTAAAAGAACTCCACCTGTTATTTCTGTTGTTGGTAATTTTGAAACAGATTTAAATACTGCTGTTGGACCATTTTTATCCATTGAATGACAAGGTGCACAACCTTCTGCAAGTGGTTCCCAAGCATTACGTCCATCAGGGGTAGCCATTGTTCCAAGTCCTTGACCAACATTTGCAGAAATAGATGACGTACCTGCATAATAGTTTCCACCAATTGGACCTCTTCCATAACGAGTATTATGATATTTTTTTATTTCAACTATATGTGAGTCGTAAGCTTCACGAATTAAATTATCTACATAATCATCATCATTTCCAAATTTAGGAGGTACTTCAAGAAGTATTTTTTGTATTCTCTTACCATTTTCACCATCAAAATTATTTAATATAGCATCCCAAAGCTCTTGTGTAGTAAATAATTTATCCTCAAATACACATTTCTTAATAGCTGAAAGAGAATCAGCAAGGTTTGCAATACCAACCTGTAAATCAGATATCATATCATATATAGCTCCACCTTCTTTAAGACTTAAACCTCTTTCAATACAATCATCAGTTAAAGCTGAGCAAAGAACATCCATAGTATTT from Clostridium septicum includes these protein-coding regions:
- a CDS encoding ABC-F family ATP-binding cassette domain-containing protein, whose product is MNLLTLENINKTYSEKVLLRNVSLGINSGDKIGLIGVNGAGKSTFLKILTNREEFFEGTIIKGKNVRIEYLAQNPDFNLEATVLEQIFRGDTPEMKLIMEYENLLEEINQGLFDDDKNSKLIRLQEKIDNMNLWDLESDAKAILTKLGIKDFNAKMGELSGGQKKRVFLASALITPCELLVLDEPTNHLDAESIEWLEEYLNSRKGALLMITHDRYFLDRVANKILELDRGNIYSYEGNYSDFLEQKSERIQVENANEEKRKKLIIKELKWVRRGAKARTTKQKARLQRFDELVNKEFIQTKQDIEMPFVGRRLGKKIIELNSISKSFNDKKLIDSFNYIFLRDDRIGIIGKNGMGKTTLINIIRGMIPLDSGEIEIGDTVKIGVFSQDSTEMNNNMRAIDYIKEGGERIPTDAGYDITASQLAERFLFDGTMQYTPIEKLSGGERRRLQLLRVLMEAPNVLILDEPTNDLDIETLKILEDFLDEFIGVVVVVSHDRYFLDRICHKIFSYEGNGLIKEYTGNYSYFLISKELENQKLKEDDLNVKNTNFEKKKQYVKNKDERPKFTFKEQKEFNEIYSIIKNIENKVDEIDKKMEQNFSNYGLLNELTAEKEELEILLLEKYERLEYLEDIANKIKNYKN
- a CDS encoding QueT transporter family protein, which translates into the protein MLKNTLTKRLVKTAIIAALYAILTIILAPISYGPIQFRLSEVMVLLAFFDPFYIGGLTLGCLLSNILGGYGVMDIVFGTIATFMSVSSISLTAKFLKQNKFSLLIASLWPTLFNGVIIGWMLNFVLGVPIFITMLQVAIGEFVVVTILGVSIAIIIKRKYGNKLSLI
- a CDS encoding 2-hydroxyacyl-CoA dehydratase, with the translated sequence MERNRNELFHMGIDVGSTTVKVVILNNNNDIVYNVYQRHYSDIKNTIVRVLKEIYEQFDNLTISTVMTGSGGISISKKTNIPFIQEVIAATKAIKTYNSDTDIAIELGGEDAKITYYKNGIEQRMNGTCAGGTGSFIDQMAMLLKTDSLGLNELAKNYTNIYPIAARCGVFAKTDIQPLLNEGASKENIAVSVFQAVVIQTISGLACGRPIKGKVAFLGGPLHFLSELRKRFIEVLELKEDDIIVPKNSELYVALGAALYSFQYENISLKRLIFKIENLDSSIIEESNRLAPLFNNKEDYKKFLIRHEMNKVKREELKSFKGDCFLGIDSGSTTTKVVLIDKYGSVLYTYYGSNEGSPLKSTIDTLKNLYNALPKSANIVASTVTGYGELLIKSALKIDYGEIETIAHYKAAEFFCPEVDFILDIGGQDMKCLKIKDGVIQSILLNEACSSGCGSFLDTFANSLGMTIQDFVNEGLFSKKPVDLGSRCTVFMNSRVKQSQKEGATISDISAGLSYSVIKNALFKVIKVRSSEELGNKIVVQGGTFYNDLVLRSFEILSNREVIRPDISGLMGAFGAALIAKERYKKNNISSILTLKKLENFNIDTTITRCKSCSNNCLLTINNFGNGEKFISGNRCEKGLGKVIGVRKLPNLYKYKYERLFKYKPLNIENAKRGVIGIPRVLNIYEDYPFWFTFFTNLGFRVVLSDKTSKNIYEKGIETIPSESVCYPAKLVHGHIINLMEKDIKTIFYPCITHEEKEQNNANNHFNCPIVTSYPEVIKNNIDILRIKKINFINPFLPYCNKKKLKKVLFEELKIFNISKAEISKSIDNATKEQINFKNDIRSKGEETLKYILKNNIKGIVLSGRPYHIDPEINHGIPNIINSLGMAVLTEDSISHLGKVDRPLRVVDQWAYHSRLYAAASFISTKNYLELVQLNSFGCGLDAITTDQVQEILENNSKIYTSLKIDEGTNLGAIKIRLRSLKATMIDRENNNFKLTRSNNAYNRIVFSKEMKNKHTILVPSMSPIHFRFLEEAFKLSGYNLVLIPSKGKTSVDIGLKYVNNDACYPAILVIGQIIEALKSNNYDLNNTSIMLSQTGGGCRATNYIGFLRKALKDAGFSNIPVISLNATGIEKNPGFNLSLNLLNRSMMGLIYGDVLMRVLYRVRPYEKKSGTCNELYKKWTTICLNSLKNAKRREFKNNIYSIIKEFDSVEIIDKEKIRVGLVGEILVKFNPIANNSVVNLLEEEDAEAVMPDLADFLLYCTYNSKFKYKYLLGTKLNTISCNIANKIIEFYRSYYRTALKNSNRFGKLKYIEDIAAEASKIVSLGNQTGEGWFLTGEMIELIEDGVKNIVCMQPFACLPNHVTGKGVIKELKRVYPEANIVAIDYDPGASEVNQLNRIKLMLSAAKKEF
- a CDS encoding nicotinate phosphoribosyltransferase, producing MNRLNLSETRNMTMLMDFYELTMSNGYLNNNLGNKIVYFDVFFRKVPEKGGFAIMAGLDQVIEYIKGLRFNEKDISYLRSLDIFKEEFLQYLINFKFSGDIYSFEEGTPIFPNEPILTVKAPVIEAQLIETMILLTLNHQCLIATKSNRIVRAANGNGVMEFGARRAQGYDGAIYGARAAYIGGAIGTATTLAGEIFDIPVFGTMAHSWIQLFDDEFLAFKTYAENYPDSCTLLVDTYSVLGSGVPNAIKVAKEVLEPMGYRLKGIRLDSGDMAYLSRKARKMLDKEGLTDCKIIASNSLDEYTITSLFNQGAKIDLFGVGERLVTSKAEPVFGGVYKLVAVQNESGIAEPRIKISENPEKVSNPGYKRVYRFFDKYSDKALCDVITLATEKIDENKPYTIFDPIHVWKKKKLTNFYIKELQVPIFIKGELVYKSPSLKTIREKCLKEVDTLWDEIKRFENPHAYYVDLSQELWTLKDNLIKKLSIKN
- a CDS encoding isochorismatase family cysteine hydrolase, translated to MFQTIERIQEEINSIKKITLDEIKGKKALIIVDMVKGFYNIGPLASSRVSKVINPISILANKFENDEKIFFIDSHTKNSVEFKSYPIHCVKESVEEELIDEIKVISKLTKSKIIKKNSINGFHSIEFKNWLENNMDIDTFVITGVCTDICVETFALTLSTYFHELNVEKNIIVPMNMVETYDFGNHNGDLMNLITFFKLKSNGIKVVKSI